One Xiphophorus hellerii strain 12219 chromosome 1, Xiphophorus_hellerii-4.1, whole genome shotgun sequence DNA segment encodes these proteins:
- the mapre1b gene encoding microtubule-associated protein RP/EB family member 1 encodes MAVNVYATSVTSDNLSRHDMLVWINESLQMNLTKIEMLCTGAAYCQFMDMLFPGSVPLKKVKFGAKLEHEYIHNFKLLQVGFKKMGVDKIIPVDKLVKGKFQDNFEFVQWFKKFFDANYDGKEYDPVAMRQGQETMPMNSPTTSALNKLPKKTLNQATQKPPVAKVAPKLAPAGTRKPGMGGGDEERAELINEIEILKSTIQDMEKERDFYFGKLRNIELICQEKEGEGDPTLQRIVDILYATDEGFVIPDAEEQEEF; translated from the exons ATGGCGGTGAATGTTTATGCGACGTCAGTGACCAGCGACAACCTGAGTCGGCACGACATGCTGGTGTGGATCAACGAGTCTCTCCAGATGAACCTCACCAAAATAGAAATGTTGTGTACAG GCGCCGCCTACTGCCAGTTTATGGACATGCTGTTCCCCGGATCTGTGCCTCTGAAGAAAGTCAAATTCGGCGCCAAGTTGGAGCACGAATACATCCACAACTTCAAGCTTCTGCAAGTTGGTTTCAAGAAGATGGGCGTGGATAAA ATAATCCCAGTCGACAAACTGGTGAAGGGGAAGTTCCAGGACAACTTTGAGTTCGTCCAGTGGTTTAAGAAATTCTTTGACGCCAACTACGACGGGAAGGAGTATGACCCTGTGGCGATGAGGCAGGGCCAAGAGACTATGCCCATGAACAGTCCCACCACGTCTGCGCTCAACAAGCTCCCCAAGAAGACCCTCAACCAAG CTACCCAGAAGCCTCCAGTTGCAAAAGTTGCTCCCAAGTTGGCTCCTGCTGGGACCCGAAAACCGGGAATGGGAGGCGGCGATGAAGAGAGGGCGGAGCTTATTAATGAG ATAGAGATTCTGAAATCTACCATTCAGGACATGGAGAAGGAaagagacttttattttggtaagtTGAGGAACATTGAGCTGATTTGCCAGGAGAAAGAAGGCGAAGGCGACCCGACGCTGCAGCGGATCGTCGACATCCTCTACGCCACAGAC GAGGGTTTCGTAATACCGGACGCCGAAGAGCAGGAGGAGTTTTAA